ATTGGGCCTTGGTCACTTGCTCTTTTAGAGGTCAAGTTTCAACGGATTCAGTTATTAGTGTATCAGGGAAATTTTAACAGTTCTGCGGTTGTTTTAAGTCCGACTATAACGAACGACAGATTTCAAGTTAGCAGTTCCAGAAGAAACGAGGATAAATAACAAGTGACTATTTATTGTAAGCCTTAAGCATATCAAGGTCCAATGTTTTCTGCTTTCTACTACTCAAATGGGTTTTTGCAATATTGCACCTTGTCACCTTTCCTATTAAAAAAAGTGCAAGAATTTAACATTACAAGATGCCATGAATTTTCGATTTCTACCGCTCTTGCACCCATCCTATTCACATACAAATAAGAATAGTTTAGGTGCACAAAAGAGGGGCGTATCGTGTAAGAAATTGAGGCAATACAATACACAATCTTTCGGGTGTAGAAATAATCAACTCATTTGATCTTTGGTCAGGTTACTGTACAAGGAGCTTTCCTATGATCACCTCTTAGATAGTTTTCGAAATATCAGTTATGGCCACGTCTTAGTGATGAGAGAAAGCCGTGGGAATGGGATGACTTTTCTTTGTGTCGATCTTTATCTTCATTGACCTGAAAGAAACATTACAATGTCAAATTTAGAGCTTATAGGTCAAACTAAGTGAGAGTTTTGTAAATTGcagttaatattttttttacctCTTTTGCTATCTGCTGAagaatttctttaatttcagaGAAATCCGGTCTCAGCAATGGATCTTGCTGCCAGCACCGCTGGAGCAATTCAGAAAGTCTTGGATGTGTATTTTTGGGGATTGTAGGCCGTAGGCCCTAAGAGCAATTTAAACCACACAGAATTATCATGCATAAGTCTACCAAAAGAATTATCTTGCATAAATAAGAGTACCAAAATGTTTACGACAAAATTATTGGCAAAGAGAACAGAACAAACCTTCTGCACCACGCCAACTGCTGCTTGCAATGGGGTCAAGTAAGAGTACGGTAGctgattaaaagaaaaaaggtaGAATATACaatgagaaaataatagaaaggTAATATCAAGGATTGAGACGAAAAACTAATGGAAGTTAAAGCAGCAAGGACCACTGCCTGGCACAAAATTACTCACTTCTCCCGTTAAAAGCTCCCAAAGAGCTATTCCAAAACTAAAAACATCTGCCTTCTGGTCATATGGTTTGTGTTCAATGACCTTCAAGTAAAAGTCAAATCAATTGAAAGTTACCTAATGTACCATTTTACacctaaatttaaaataaaataatgaaataaaGCAAAATATGATGATCTTGCAAGCAACAACTTTTCAGTTCGAATCATCACAGACAAGTTTGAAAATAGGCATCAAGCTAAGGAATGACATCACCGCATTAACACTTGGTAATATAGCCAAGGCATAAAAATACAGTGGCTCGAATTCAcctattcttatttttattttcaaaaatctaaaattcaAGATAAGATACTGTAGCAAAACTTGCAACTTAAAACACCTAATAACCTAGCAAAGGTCCATATTAATAGAAATAAGCCACGTTCCCCAAGGTGGAATTGATTAGACAGATTAAGCTAAGCCATAGTGTCATATCATGAAATATAAATCTCTTAAGTTTAAATGGTTTCTTTTATAGTTTTCGTGCATCTCTCTGATCCATGTCCCAAATATTAGACCCACTTCTACATTGTATCTAACTCCTTTTCTGTTTCAATTGAATTTCGGAACTAAAAATGCAAGgatttggttcagtatagagaGAAAAAGTCTACATAGAATTCAACTATTCTCATATTCACACAAGTccatattttctattttttaaccGATCAAAACCTAGTATGTACCTAAAATATCAACCGTACATTCTAGTTCCACAATCATGAATATCAGCAACCAATCACAAATCAAAGAAAATCCATACCTCAGGAGCCATCCAGCGGTATGTTCCAGTTTCGGCAGTCATCACTCCCGATTGAGTTTGCACTCTTGCAACCCCAAAATCAGCAACCTTGACCACCTGTTGAAGAAAGATATAATATTTGAGTACATAACTATATATAAAATGACATGGTTTGGAGATGCGCTTGTTCTTCTAGAAAAAGTTCTGTTTCTGAGTGCATAAGTTCATATTTTACTGTATGGTGCAGCAACACCCCAACTACCACCGATGGTTCATGATGTCATACACTTTAAGTCCATTATGAACATGGCCAAAGACATACACAGCAATACAAAACGAAACAATCATGACATAATACACACAGGAATAGTAGCATCATATCCAGCATAGATACATCACTTCCAACAGGGAATTACAAGCGCAAGAATGTGGCATAGAATATACTAAAATGCAAATTTCAAGACAAATGTTGAACACGGCAAGCAGCAAAGCATGCACCAATAGCATTTGAAATGCAAAAAAGCAGTATCAATGTGCACATTCATTGAATCCTCTTACTTCATTTTCATCCATCAGAAGATTGGCAGTCTTGAGATCTCtgtgaattatattattttggtGCAAATAGTTCATTCCCTTGGAAACATCAATCGCTACTTTTAGTAAAGATGGGAGCTTAAATACACCCCTTTGTTTGTGCAGAAAGTCATATAAGCTTCCTCTAGACATAAACTCTGATAAAGGCATAAACATAAGCACATAAGCATCAAATTTCAATTATATGGAGACTGAATAAGGCAACCAAACCATCTTAGAAATCAAATACATGAAACGTCATAAATACATAACCAGAGATATTATAGagattttaaaactaaaacaaATCTAACATAAACAAGCTACTTGAGTGAAAAGTGGCCTTGTCACAAAGGCTTTGAAAATTGCAGGATACAGAAGGTATATGTAAGCAACCTTACTGCCAAAAGCAGAGAGATTATTTCTGCAACTTAAATATGAACTACAAATTCTCAAAGCACCAACCATAGCAatataaaatcataaatttatTACATTAATAGATTCTCAGGGTTCTCCCATTTACCCGTAACTATGCAAAGATTTGGTGGCCGAGTACATGCGCCGATGAACTGAACAACATTTTTGTGTCGAATTTTCCTGCAACAAGGCAAGTCTTTATAAAGAAAGAGTGGTTTGCTCAGAATATTAATACAAACTACAGAGGATTAAAAGACGAtgttttatagaaaaaaatgaaattgtCATGATGGAAAATAACtgtcaaaaattaaaaaccacATAAGAAAAGTAAACAGATCTTGATGATGTATAAAATTGTAATTAGTGGTTATCTAATTATAGCAATTAAATTAAAGGAGATATTGGTAAAACTAATTAAGTTTATATTAGTATATTGGAAATTGATAGTTAATCTACAACTACATGTTTTAAACTTCATAAATATTATTGAAATGAAAGGAGTAattaatatcataaaaaaatgagccattattttttattaagataataacatattttaattgAGTCAGATAGTTTTCTCAAATAACAAAGACCCTCCCTTTTCCATTATCAACTAAAAAGTATATATGCAAGGTTGTAGAGTGTAACAAAGATGAGAAACAATCTCAGCCATTGCTCTATGAATCAGTCATTTATGCAAACAAACCTCATGATATAAACTTCCTGTGCAAACTCCCTCAACATATCTGTACTTATGCGTTCAGGCTTAAGAACTTTGATAGCCACATCCTGACTGCAATATGTACCCCTGTACCTATGGATGCACAAGAAAAAAAGGTTGAAGAGATCCATTACCAAGGGAACTATGTagagttaaaaaatatttaaaacatgTATAACTCACAAGTCACCAAATGATCCAGAGCCCACTTTGTTTTCATATTTGAGCTGGTTGGGATCAATTTCCCATACGTCAGCTCCATCCGATGGTATTTCTATGCAATGTGGGGATGGTTCCATCCTTGCTTGGTAATGTTCACTCGCACCAGAAAGTATGCCCTGTTTTGACATATGTTGTTACTTGATGTGAAAGTCAATGTAATTATATCAATATTAATACAAAAAAGAATACTAATATGCAAACTAAACAACTAATTTCAACAGATGTTGCTCCTTGATCAATGGTAGTCCAAACAACTATTAGCTATTTCTCAAGTCAAAATACAGTAATCACGTCTTCTCTTCTTAGTATTCACTATTGAATATAAGTGCCACTATAGCAAGGACTCTTAAGATATCTTTCCTGAACACTCTAAAGCTTTCTCTTGTGAAACACGTAAAAGAGAGATTGTACCTTAACCTTCAAAATTTCCCTTTCCAGAACACCTTTAAGCTCCTCAGTTTCCTAATGGTCCAGAAGTAAAGAAAGGGACAATAAATTTAAGCTGTTATCTTAccaaaaatatatagaaaacaCAAGAAGCAATTTGTATTCAGATTTAGGATTGATGAAAGATCAGGGAAATCTACAATATGTAATGTCATATTCAATGTTGACAAAAGAGTCTTCAAACTTTCCACTAATACTAGTTTCAAAAGCAATTGTGTTACCTTGCTGAAACCAACCAATGAAGCTTGTATAGAGAATTCCCAAAACACAAAAACTACTCTACCAAGGAGATTAAAGTAAACTTGAAACAGGAAGAAGTAAATTCTGTCAGAGATAAGAGACATACTCatgaaattttatatttttctaatgcTTGTTAATGTAGATTAACACATGCATGCAAGACAAATAAACAATGTCTCCACAACTTTCAGAGAAGCAAAGGAGAATGCTTGAAAACAAGTTATAACAGACATCATGATGTATATATCAAGGAAATCAAATTACATGTACTCTGCCAGTTATAACGATTTGAATGGACAAGGAATAATTATAGatcatgaaattaatgttgCATACAAAAAAACTTGAGTCGCATAACTTTTTAATCAAGGTGGGTCAATAATATTACATGAGATATAGCCGCCCATTGTCTAGGTCATACTGATATTTTGGATCTAGTCCTTGTATTAGGTATGTACCAATTAAAAAAGGGCAACTCAACAGAGCATGCAGTGTTGAACTGCTGGAGATTAAATTTCCACTTCTGCAGAAATTTTGTTTGAAACATTTCAGATATGGCTTTGAAATGCAATAAAATGCACCTAAATTTGTAAGAAACCATTGTGTTGATGTATTTGTATCCATATAAAAAGAATTGCTATCAAGATAGCATAAGCAATTCTATATTACCTACAGACTACAGGAATGTACCAGCTCATTGCTCAGACAAGTTCACCGTACCTCATTAGGCCATCCCTCAACAACAAAGACATCCAGAGAAAACCCATCAGAGGTTGAAAAGGCATGAGCTTCCTGAATGTTCAGTCCAAGCTCACCAAGAATTGAGGTTAACTGAAATACATAGCAAAAAGTGAGAGACATTACATAACAAGCAATTGTTCAATCTCTCcacatattgtgatccatgtgaAATGAATAACTGATGAAACCTAGGAGTTTGTGAAATGAACAAGAATGCAGTCATCTTCCCAGTTAAAAATAATGATGATCTCTCCATTGTTAGATCCAGACAATTAAATTTGAATACAAATAACTTACCCCTCTGCAAAATTTACACATTATACATATACAGGAGTGTATGTATACTAGTCAAAGTATAAATTTATGGATCCAAATAAATAGTAACTGCTGACAATATTATCGCATTGATCTTGCATGGCTTTCTCATACATGTATGCCGTTATGTTTAtaaattttcaatccaatcTGTGTGAAAAGTGAATAACAGGGCTATCAGAAAATTACAACTTGCAACAACTCTCAAAGGATCATTCTTATACAACTTATGAAAAACCTTCAATCAATAGTTTAAAATGCCTACGTTTCACAACAGCAAAAGCACATGGAAAGAAGTAAATCTATAATTGATGCAAGAGGCAATCACAAACTAGGATTATTTCTTGGATTGCCTTGCAAACAGCTCTCTAACTAAATTAACTTCCCAGTAAAGCAGAAGATATTGCCTGTTGCCATGTTGGAAGCCAAATAATTCAGTGGAACATAAACTAAATGAAAATTGTATGTCACACGACAATTTAAAAGCACAATTTATAAaacaaaagtataaaaaaattaaagatagaaaaagaaTTAACTACCTGACTAAGCAGTTTAGGCTTGTCAACTGTTGAAAAAGTGATCTCGTGCATGGGGCTAAAATTTAGTAAATGGAAGAATTAGCACTGGTTAGAAATTTAAATACTAACACATTAACTACGACTATAAGTATATAAGAACATGGATGTACGTTCAATCTTAAAGGTGTGTTCACGAGTTTTATTATTCAGGAGACGAGAGTTTTGGATGCCTTTCAAAATCCTCCAAACTCATCATTTTTAAGTTCCCCCTTAGTGGGAAGTTTTGTGAGATTTAAGTTTGAATAACCTTTTTATTACTAATAAATTTATCGTATTACCATTTACCTTTTCATACGTAATATACTAGTAAATGATAAAATTGTAAGAATATATAGTAAATCCTCCAAACGCATCCttccaatttatttttaaacttgATAACAAGAGAGGGCTTAAAAATCTCAAGCGGCAAACAAACCCTAAGAAATTTAATATGGAAGGACAAAATAACTCTAGCACCCAACTGAGGACATAATTCCTTAATTACAAGACCAAGAGATTTTTGCACTTGGAAAATATTATCTTCAAGGTCTATCATACTTTTTTCTCAGTCTCTATATCAACCTCAACATGGAATGCGTGTTTCTACTTGATGTTAGATGGTACTTCATAGATTTGAACAATATTAAtttaagcaaaagaaaaaagatgaaTCCAGCAGCAATAAAATTACAAGAAAAATAGTCCAAAATAATGATTCAGCTATAATGCGTACCGCTGAATATATGGCATCACACCCATCGGACTGCCCCCATCTTCAACATTTTGAAGTGCAAGAGCTTCAAGATTAGAGGATGAACCAAAAGTAGGCGGGGGATGAACTCTTTTTGCCAAAGAGAGACAAGAGAAATGGGATTAGAAAAATGAGATCACGGAATAACTAtaggaaataaataaaaaactgaaaaaattcATGTGTATGAGCCATACACATGATCTAAGTGCATGAGACATACCCCTGCTTAAATGAATGGTTAAGAGAACTTTGTGCATCTTCTTTCTCAGAAGGATCTGAGTGCATGGAATCAACATTATTGGCACCACCAAAAGGATATACCTGCAATAAAGATAATATACACGAATAGGTCAGGATATAGTAATACTCTGGAGTCTTGACTTACTTTTAAGAACTTAATAAAAAGATAACTGAATCGAGTTCCAAATTTTACGTCAATCTAAGGTTAGAGGTGGCATTTATAAATGAAGTCTACAGCAAAAAACAATATAGTCAACCAAATAAATAAGTAATAACCACTTTCCAACATCCTCGACACCCTTTAGAATACTGAATTCTCAGTATAATAGCAGGAAAAAATTTCAACAACCATTTGACGAAAATACCATGTACTCTAAAAATCAATTAGAAATAAACTATCAGCACAATAATCTTGACCTAAGATAGAACGTGAAGTAGTACTAATAGTACTAATAATAAGTATTAAAAGACAAATAATCAAAGCGCACTAATTTGTGTGGTAGAAAAAGTAAACCTGTACTAGGCGAACTTGAAATGCTGGTCGATTAGCGGGGTCCTCAGCGAGCTTGAGTAATCTCTGATGAGCAAGAACGTCCTCTGCCCTCTCCACGTTCACATCCAAAGCATACCTATGTAGTACCACCAATCACAGTGACCAACCACAACCCACCATACTCGTACAAAAAGCACTCCGCCAAATCCACTTATAAAAAggtaaagtaaaaaaaaaaaaaaagaaagaaagaaaaagagaagaggagaaaaaaaaaaacactcagCTCGGTTTTCTTCTTATCTcaattttctcaattctcatccaatatctcaaaatatcaaatgGATAtcacataacataaattaaatcgCTGTTTAACGACTATATCCAGAGTTTTCCCGAGTTCACATGAAAACTAAGTAAATTTGCAAAGAGAGAAgcagaaaaaagaagaagtgaAGGTCATTGGAAGCATGGCGAAAAACCTAGCGGGAAGACGATTGAAGTGAAGCCAGAGTTGATCGTCGAAGCCAGGGACGTTAGCTTCGTCGGAATTTGAGTCCTGAATACGGCGGAGGACCTCATTGTAGACCTCTAGCTTCTGGCGGTGATGACGTGGATGCGCGTGAGACGACGAGGACTGCACCGCCCTGCTCCCACAGCTCTCAATGTCGTTCTCAATCACCATCGAAGGAGCATCAAACAACAACGACCAACCAACACTTCGAATCAAAACCGGTCCACAGCAcagaagaagacgaagaagaaagagagactTAAACAgggaagagagaggagagagaaagtggatCGTGggaaaa
The genomic region above belongs to Arachis stenosperma cultivar V10309 chromosome 5, arast.V10309.gnm1.PFL2, whole genome shotgun sequence and contains:
- the LOC130980258 gene encoding serine/threonine-protein kinase STY17, which produces MVIENDIESCGSRAVQSSSSHAHPRHHRQKLEVYNEVLRRIQDSNSDEANVPGFDDQLWLHFNRLPARYALDVNVERAEDVLAHQRLLKLAEDPANRPAFQVRLVQVYPFGGANNVDSMHSDPSEKEDAQSSLNHSFKQGVHPPPTFGSSSNLEALALQNVEDGGSPMGVMPYIQRPMHEITFSTVDKPKLLSQLTSILGELGLNIQEAHAFSTSDGFSLDVFVVEGWPNEETEELKGVLEREILKVKGILSGASEHYQARMEPSPHCIEIPSDGADVWEIDPNQLKYENKVGSGSFGDLYRGTYCSQDVAIKVLKPERISTDMLREFAQEVYIMRKIRHKNVVQFIGACTRPPNLCIVTEFMSRGSLYDFLHKQRGVFKLPSLLKVAIDVSKGMNYLHQNNIIHRDLKTANLLMDENEVVKVADFGVARVQTQSGVMTAETGTYRWMAPEVIEHKPYDQKADVFSFGIALWELLTGELPYSYLTPLQAAVGVVQKGLRPTIPKNTHPRLSELLQRCWQQDPLLRPDFSEIKEILQQIAKEVNEDKDRHKEKSSHSHGFLSSLRRGHN